In Cyclobacteriaceae bacterium, the DNA window TATATGGAAACCGTAAAATCTCTCGGCGTCAGGCAGGATGCATTAGGGTTGGATTATTTTATTCCTGAGAAGGATGAAGTGCCTCTAGAATGGTTGCCTGAAGCCTTTAGAAAGGGATATATCGTTTATGCGATCGGTGCACAGCACAACACAAAAAAACTTCCGCTGAACAGGATGATTGAATTATGCGACAAGATAAACCAACCTGTGATTTTACTAGGGGGTAAGGAAGATGTCGAGAATGGAGAAGCTATAGCCAGATTTTTCACCACAAATCCTGAGGATATTGAAGGTGAAGGAATTCTGCAGCAAATGAATAAGAAGACCATTGTCTATAATGCCTGCGGGAAATTCAATCTGAATCAGTCAGCTAGTCTTGTTAAACAGTCCCGTTATGTCTTCACCCACGACACTGGTTTGATGCATATTGCGGCGGCGTTCCGAAAGGAAATTTTCAGTATTTGGGGGAGCACAATTCCCGCATTTGGAATGTATCCGTACCGCACCAAATTCACCATTTTTGAGAATTCCAGACTGGATTGCCGCCCCTGCTCCAAGATTGGGTTCAATAAATGCCCCAAAGGCCATTTTAAATGCATGAACGACCTCGTTTTTGACTTTTATTTGCCCTAAAAACAGGTTACTATTTACGAAAAGAGCATATTGAATCATTGACCTTTTGTACCTTTACCAAAAGTGTGATTTTGCCAAAAACCGGATTCCATGACCTTTAAGTCTTTAGCTGCAAGCGTTATTCTGTTGTTTTTTGTGATGGCGGTTGCAGAGGCACAAATTACGTCGACTACGAGCGGTCCATGGAACGTGGGAACCACCTGGTTGGGCGGAATTGTCCCTGGTGCCGCAGATAATGTACTGATAACCAGCAATCACGTTATCGATGTCACAGCAGATGCTGCCAGCAATAATCTTACGATCGAAAGTACTGCCAGATTAAACTTTACAGGGGCAGGTCCCAACACACTTGCCGTAGGCGGAAACCTGACTATGAATGGCAATACGTCCATCACAGGTACAAGTAATGCACATATCCTCAATATAGCCGGTGCTTTTTTAGTTCCAGGCGGGCAATCTGCAGGATTAGGATCCATCCGTTTCACCGTTACCGGAACAACATCGATTGGAGGATACTTTCAATTCACAACTACCGGAACCGGTATCAAAACTTTTAATAACACCATTGATGTTGCTGCTGGTGGAACATGGGATAACGTTATCGGTGAAGACCTTATCGTTAACTGTAACCTTGTCAACAGTGGATTCTGGCCAGCTTCCACATCAGGAACAGGTATACATACTGTAACTACAACTGGAACTACGTATTCTTATTCAGGTCCCAAGCTGATCAATATCAATGAATTGAGATTGACCATCGGGGCATCAACCACGATTAATAATTTTGGTTTACTAGCCCTTACAAAGGTAGGTGGTAATGTGTTGAACGTCGGATCAGGCAGGAGATTCAACAACGGTGATGGCGTAAGAGGAGTGATTCTTTATATCGCCGGAAGCGGAACTATAACTGGTACTGGTATCATTGATTTTTCAAGAGTCAACAGTACAGTTGATTATAATTATGCAGGCAATCAATCTGTGTATGGAACGGCTTATAACAGACTAACGATCAGTACCTCGGGCACTAAAACCCTTGCATCAGGTACCTCTTCAGTTACAAACACTTTAACAACATCTGGTACTGCTGTATTTGATGTCGCGACAAACGCACTCACAGGGGCGGCGAATCTTATCATGACAGGAACGTCTGGTATTAGTTTCGCAAGGAACTCTGTAACGCTTCCTGAATTGACCGGAACAGCGAATGATTTTGCTGCAGGAACCACAGTAACTTTCAATGGAACGGGTACACAGACACCAAAAGGAAGTTCGGCAACCAATCCATCAACCACCAACACCTATCCTTATCAGAACGTAAACATCAGTGGTGCATCAGGATCTCCAAATGTTGTTTCAACAGCAATGACATTGATTCGTGGGAACCTGAATTTTTCCAACATCGGAAGGATGACATTGAATCCTGTGATGACGGTTGGGGGAACACTTTCCTATAACTCTTCTGCAACGCAAAGTATGAGTAATGACCTTACTGTAGGAAGTCTTATTCTTTCTAATGGTGTATTGAACTACTCTAATCGGACGATTACAGTAAATGGTACAAATGGATTCTGGACATACAACGGTGGCGGAAACTTTGTCAACAACTCTAGTAACGTAATCTTTACAACAGGAACAAATCAGATTATTGGTGGAACTACAAGTACAGGTTTTGCTAACCTTACAATCAACAATCCAAATGATGTTAGGCTTGGTGTTGATATTTCTGTTAACACTTCCCTTAACCTTCTATCCAATCATATCATCACAGGCGTATACAGCGTCTATGTTTCCGGCGGAGCCCCAGTTTCCAGAACGACAGGTTTCGTTGATGGTAATCTGAAGAAAGATGTTTCCTCTCCAACACTAACAAATCCTACATATGAAATCGGATCCGGCACTACATACGCGCCGGCAACCCTGAGTCTTACAGGCATCTCAACAGTAGGTTCGATCACAGTTTCAACCATAGCAGGAGATCATCCTGGAATTGGATCCTCTAATATTCAACCATCCAAGACAGCTAATCGCTACTGGTCTATCAAGAACCAGGATGCGGTATTCACCTCATTCGATGCAATATTTACGTTCGATCCTTCTGACCTTGATGGTGGTGCTAATACTGCAAATTTTCAAACCAAATGGACAGCAAATGGCTTCCTTTGGAACACAACAACGGCAGGAGCAAGAACAGCAACTTCGACACAAATCGTAGGAGAGCCTGCTTCCACATTACCTCCTTCAAATACTTCTGCTGATTTTCAGGTTGGTGAATTGATTGTGCTTTCAAACATTTTCAACAGACTTACAGGAACGCGTATCTGGAATGATAAGACCACCTGGATTGAGCATTTAACAGGAACTGTGACATTTGATGGTTCGGCAAATGTTGTTGGATCAGGAGGAACTCTTTTCCTTTCAGAACTTGTCACAGGTGACGTAATTATGCTTCAAACTTCTGCAGGAACAGTAAGAGGAACGGTCTTGTCAATTGCAAACGATACGCAGCTTACTTTGACGGCTGTAGCAGGGGCAGCCTCCGGTGCCTATGGAAGACAACGTATTCCAAATCTGGCAACGGATGTTGTAACGATAGGCAATCCGTTAATCGCTGATGCGACAACGACCATTCAGTATGACATGCCTTCCGCAACAACGATCAATACGATTAACATCAACACATCCTCTTCTCCAAGAACAACCGCGCAGATATTGACACACACCACTACCAACTTGCTGACAATCCAGACCAATGCTATGGTAAATCAGCCAGGAGGGGCCGCAACTGATGCATGGAATATTAATGCAGGAACTGCCAGCGTGCTTGGAACACTTACCATTGGAAGCGCAGTGAATAACAACGCCAGAATTGCAAGGGTTAACATTTCGACTGGAACATTGAATGTTGGAAGTCTTGTATTCAATACGACAGGCAACGCTTCCAACGAAGCAACTGCAGTTCTTAATCTTTCAGGAGCTGGAATTGTAAATCTTTCGGGAGCTGTGAGCTTTACGAATAATCTGGGAACACTTTCTCCAGGCACTTCCAGTACGTTCAACTTTAATGGTACTGCAGGTCAGCTTCTGATCTTCCCATCAAACGCGCCGGCCACCTGGCACTACAATAACTTATTGTTTAATAACTCCAGCGTCGCCGGTGTTTCAATTAGTCCATCCGGTCAGGATA includes these proteins:
- a CDS encoding glycosyltransferase family 9 protein, with protein sequence MKILILRFSSIGDIVLTTPVVRTLKTQLEDSAIHYATKIQYRELFEVNPYIDRMHFLKDNLSEFITELKKENFDYVIDLHHNLRTLRIKRALNVKSFSFKKLNIEKWLIVNLKINKLPNIHIVERYMETVKSLGVRQDALGLDYFIPEKDEVPLEWLPEAFRKGYIVYAIGAQHNTKKLPLNRMIELCDKINQPVILLGGKEDVENGEAIARFFTTNPEDIEGEGILQQMNKKTIVYNACGKFNLNQSASLVKQSRYVFTHDTGLMHIAAAFRKEIFSIWGSTIPAFGMYPYRTKFTIFENSRLDCRPCSKIGFNKCPKGHFKCMNDLVFDFYLP
- a CDS encoding T9SS type A sorting domain-containing protein yields the protein MTFKSLAASVILLFFVMAVAEAQITSTTSGPWNVGTTWLGGIVPGAADNVLITSNHVIDVTADAASNNLTIESTARLNFTGAGPNTLAVGGNLTMNGNTSITGTSNAHILNIAGAFLVPGGQSAGLGSIRFTVTGTTSIGGYFQFTTTGTGIKTFNNTIDVAAGGTWDNVIGEDLIVNCNLVNSGFWPASTSGTGIHTVTTTGTTYSYSGPKLININELRLTIGASTTINNFGLLALTKVGGNVLNVGSGRRFNNGDGVRGVILYIAGSGTITGTGIIDFSRVNSTVDYNYAGNQSVYGTAYNRLTISTSGTKTLASGTSSVTNTLTTSGTAVFDVATNALTGAANLIMTGTSGISFARNSVTLPELTGTANDFAAGTTVTFNGTGTQTPKGSSATNPSTTNTYPYQNVNISGASGSPNVVSTAMTLIRGNLNFSNIGRMTLNPVMTVGGTLSYNSSATQSMSNDLTVGSLILSNGVLNYSNRTITVNGTNGFWTYNGGGNFVNNSSNVIFTTGTNQIIGGTTSTGFANLTINNPNDVRLGVDISVNTSLNLLSNHIITGVYSVYVSGGAPVSRTTGFVDGNLKKDVSSPTLTNPTYEIGSGTTYAPATLSLTGISTVGSITVSTIAGDHPGIGSSNIQPSKTANRYWSIKNQDAVFTSFDAIFTFDPSDLDGGANTANFQTKWTANGFLWNTTTAGARTATSTQIVGEPASTLPPSNTSADFQVGELIVLSNIFNRLTGTRIWNDKTTWIEHLTGTVTFDGSANVVGSGGTLFLSELVTGDVIMLQTSAGTVRGTVLSIANDTQLTLTAVAGAASGAYGRQRIPNLATDVVTIGNPLIADATTTIQYDMPSATTINTININTSSSPRTTAQILTHTTTNLLTIQTNAMVNQPGGAATDAWNINAGTASVLGTLTIGSAVNNNARIARVNISTGTLNVGSLVFNTTGNASNEATAVLNLSGAGIVNLSGAVSFTNNLGTLSPGTSSTFNFNGTAGQLLIFPSNAPATWHYNNLLFNNSSVAGVSISPSGQDITPANVTGDVRIQTGTLFTSDDTDITGNPGETFQIDPGATFWMTGSASSFPTVFSTSLGTVAPFGTVKYEQVAPNPISIPAEAFGNLEVLYSGNNYELSPTGTSVAGNLTIGNGTSTPTLRGDGSSNTTAFTVTGDVIINTGAKIDANTSPGRIQSFTVGGNWTNNGTFLPSTTGSDVGVIFDANGPMQPQIISGTATETFYKLTINGTSTDLVQMNKGVTVNNQLTLTNGGLDLNGNQINVTNASTSSITRTSGYIISEKTTAPYSEVKWATGNLTGAFVFPFAKSSTEYIPVTYNITSAGSAASTLTVSTYATPANNTPLPATVTNLNGTSGGNSVVDRFWILTPSTNVVRPTATLTFTALASEKPGSIPTLPGTGITGQSWSASNYWNAPSAGQSFNNNAPAAGFFQVTIPGQLMPNNLSPWALTDAAIILPIKLVSFTAASHNGLVELNWRTETELRNDFFTVQKSESGEEFSDVVEVKGAGTSTVPRSYTAYDHQPVIGKSYYRLKQTDFDKNYSYSKIVSVEVKEALSIYPNPSNGSEINISFLKENLGKDALVKIQDISGKELSQNVIRNLDSKQVRMEMTQQLAPGLYIISIAVGQDVLRQKIVVR